One Roseomonas sp. OT10 DNA window includes the following coding sequences:
- a CDS encoding DM13 domain-containing protein, which yields MPRWLILACTHFVVGITGFAAGIYTLPILTAPASPTEAALRSSTPEALYSGKLSRDLAGSDLLHWGEGEVQILPHRIAHIGRLSPGPDYKLYLAPHFVETEEAFLAIKAASVRVGDVRAFNGFIMEVPADIDVRDYSAVVIWCEAFDQFISSAAYQPPRQARK from the coding sequence ATGCCACGGTGGCTCATTCTAGCCTGCACCCACTTCGTCGTTGGCATCACAGGCTTTGCTGCCGGCATCTACACGCTGCCTATCCTCACCGCGCCGGCGTCGCCCACTGAAGCTGCGTTGAGGAGTTCGACGCCTGAGGCGCTCTATTCGGGAAAGCTTTCTCGTGATCTAGCCGGCAGCGACCTGCTGCACTGGGGTGAAGGCGAAGTGCAGATCCTGCCTCACCGGATCGCGCACATTGGCCGTCTCTCTCCCGGGCCGGACTACAAGCTTTATCTCGCCCCGCACTTCGTAGAGACCGAGGAAGCGTTCCTCGCGATCAAGGCCGCGTCCGTTCGGGTCGGCGATGTGAGGGCCTTCAACGGCTTCATTATGGAGGTGCCCGCCGACATCGACGTTCGCGACTACAGTGCCGTTGTCATCTGGTGCGAAGCCTTCGATCAGTTCATCAGTTCTGCGGCGTATCAGCCGCCGCGCCAGGCTCGGAAATGA
- a CDS encoding peroxiredoxin family protein, translating into MSAADRQAPELRIHRWIGVDGSDLKAPIKLSDLGVGPKVLFAFQHWCRGCHLHGFPTLQKLHGALESRGVGFAVIQTVFEGAHENTFDKLRTNQVEYRLPVAFGHDEPPPGAAFPTFMEDYRTRGTPWFTVINADGCVVFSDFHLDADRLVANLESS; encoded by the coding sequence ATGAGCGCGGCCGATCGTCAAGCGCCAGAGCTTCGCATTCATCGGTGGATCGGCGTGGATGGAAGCGACCTTAAGGCGCCGATCAAGCTATCGGATCTTGGCGTAGGGCCGAAGGTCCTTTTCGCGTTTCAGCATTGGTGCAGGGGCTGCCATCTGCATGGGTTTCCTACACTGCAGAAATTGCATGGTGCGCTGGAGTCCAGAGGCGTCGGATTCGCAGTGATCCAGACGGTCTTCGAAGGCGCGCACGAAAATACATTCGACAAGTTGCGCACCAATCAGGTGGAGTACCGTCTCCCCGTCGCTTTCGGGCACGACGAACCGCCGCCTGGTGCTGCGTTTCCAACGTTCATGGAGGATTACCGGACACGGGGAACGCCGTGGTTCACGGTCATCAACGCCGACGGTTGCGTCGTCTTTTCGGATTTCCACCTGGACGCGGATCGTTTGGTGGCAAATTTGGAGAGCTCGTGA
- the nadE gene encoding ammonia-dependent NAD(+) synthetase: MRLRRAQEVVIPIQDEIIAALGVSASFDARREAAERAAFLRDYLRSSGQRAYVLGISGGVDSLTAGLIAQSAVKDLRQIGYECEFVAVRLPYGEQMDERDAQLALSAIRPDRVAVINIKPATDALWSGMTGSDYESADPGLRSTVLGNIKARQRMVAQFALAGTLGGLVIGTDHAAEAVMGFFTKFGDGAADVLPLAGLNKRRVRAIASHLGAPAELISKVPTADLDDAMPLHPDEDAYGVTYDEIDDYLEGRGVAQAAVETIQRAYRATAHKRALPVASNVQLLAPQGSNGR, translated from the coding sequence ATGCGACTGCGGCGTGCCCAGGAGGTCGTCATTCCCATCCAAGACGAGATTATCGCAGCGCTCGGCGTTTCGGCGTCGTTCGATGCCCGACGCGAGGCGGCAGAACGCGCCGCCTTCCTCCGCGACTATCTTAGGTCGTCGGGGCAGCGAGCGTATGTGCTTGGAATCAGCGGCGGCGTCGATTCCCTGACGGCGGGCCTAATCGCGCAATCGGCCGTGAAGGATCTGCGTCAGATCGGGTACGAATGCGAGTTTGTAGCGGTGCGGCTGCCCTATGGCGAACAGATGGACGAGCGCGATGCTCAGCTTGCCTTGTCAGCCATCAGGCCCGACCGCGTTGCCGTGATCAATATAAAGCCCGCGACCGACGCGCTGTGGAGCGGGATGACAGGCTCCGATTACGAGTCCGCCGACCCCGGCCTGCGCAGTACGGTGCTCGGGAACATCAAGGCACGCCAACGGATGGTCGCCCAGTTTGCTCTCGCGGGGACCCTGGGCGGCCTTGTGATTGGCACGGACCATGCAGCCGAAGCGGTGATGGGTTTCTTCACAAAGTTCGGCGATGGCGCGGCCGATGTTCTCCCTCTCGCCGGTCTCAATAAGCGGCGCGTTCGCGCGATCGCGTCTCATCTGGGCGCCCCGGCGGAACTGATCAGTAAGGTTCCCACGGCAGATTTGGATGACGCGATGCCGTTACACCCCGACGAAGACGCCTACGGCGTGACCTATGATGAGATAGACGATTACCTCGAAGGAAGGGGTGTGGCCCAGGCGGCGGTCGAGACGATCCAAAGAGCGTATCGAGCCACCGCGCATAAGCGCGCGCTGCCTGTGGCCTCCAACGTGCAGCTTCTGGCGCCGCAAGGGTCGAACGGACGCTAA
- a CDS encoding sulfite oxidase-like oxidoreductase, which translates to MVTRGFTGRGSGGDHEGRIPPGQHLVENFPVLTAGPTPRIETSDWKFTVKIGPRPVKVWSWSEFNALPKTKVTKDIHCVTSWSKLDTKWEGVLIEDILADAEVKQPTDFVLAHCYDGYSTNVPLADMLSGKAMVALSYAGQPLPRDHGGPARLLVPHLYFWKSAKWVNALQFTTRDEAGFWELRGYHIYGDPWREQRYTHD; encoded by the coding sequence ATGGTCACCAGAGGTTTCACCGGCCGCGGTTCAGGCGGCGACCACGAGGGCCGTATTCCGCCAGGTCAACATCTCGTGGAGAACTTTCCCGTTCTTACCGCTGGGCCAACGCCTCGTATCGAGACGTCCGACTGGAAGTTCACGGTCAAGATCGGTCCGAGACCCGTGAAGGTCTGGAGTTGGAGTGAATTCAACGCCCTTCCAAAGACCAAAGTGACCAAAGACATTCACTGCGTCACGTCCTGGTCCAAGCTCGACACGAAGTGGGAAGGCGTGCTGATCGAGGACATCCTCGCTGACGCTGAAGTTAAACAGCCAACAGACTTCGTTCTCGCGCACTGCTACGATGGCTATTCGACGAATGTTCCGCTCGCGGACATGTTGTCCGGCAAAGCTATGGTCGCGCTGAGCTACGCGGGCCAGCCGCTTCCCCGCGACCATGGCGGACCGGCGCGCCTTCTTGTTCCGCATCTCTACTTCTGGAAGTCCGCCAAGTGGGTGAATGCGCTGCAGTTCACCACTCGCGACGAGGCCGGGTTCTGGGAGTTGCGCGGTTATCACATCTACGGTGATCCGTGGCGCGAGCAACGGTACACCCATGACTGA
- a CDS encoding ferredoxin reductase, with protein MTEFDAQPASWQSGVIDEIVQQTPSIKSFFLRLQEPFVHTAGQHVDVRLTAPDGYQAMRSYSIASSAGSSPILELAIERLPNGEVSPFFHDVAAAGDEIELRGPLGGHFLWPEPTDKPVLLIGAGSGVVPLMAMIRQRRASAQAVPVALLLSARTAEDVLFSSELHLIEMSDPTFILTLAITREAPKRASDYGRRIDDGMVQATIARLGRDPGHVFVCGSNGFVNIATDSALSAGLGVSIIKTERYGG; from the coding sequence ATGACTGAGTTCGATGCGCAACCCGCGTCGTGGCAGTCAGGCGTGATCGACGAAATCGTCCAACAGACACCGAGTATCAAGAGCTTTTTCCTGCGGTTGCAGGAACCATTCGTCCATACAGCAGGCCAGCACGTCGACGTCCGGCTGACCGCCCCAGACGGCTATCAGGCGATGCGCAGTTATTCGATCGCATCGTCGGCGGGCTCTTCACCGATCCTGGAACTCGCCATCGAGCGCCTGCCGAATGGCGAAGTTTCGCCATTCTTCCACGACGTCGCCGCAGCCGGCGACGAGATCGAACTCAGGGGACCGCTTGGAGGCCACTTTCTTTGGCCCGAGCCTACCGACAAGCCGGTGCTGCTGATCGGCGCAGGTTCAGGCGTGGTGCCGCTGATGGCGATGATCCGGCAGCGTCGGGCATCGGCACAGGCCGTTCCAGTCGCTCTGCTCTTGTCGGCGCGAACCGCTGAGGACGTGCTCTTCTCCAGCGAACTCCACTTAATCGAGATGAGCGATCCCACGTTCATCTTGACGCTCGCGATTACGCGAGAAGCGCCAAAGCGCGCCTCGGACTATGGCCGACGGATCGACGATGGGATGGTCCAGGCGACAATCGCACGTCTCGGTCGCGACCCGGGCCACGTGTTCGTTTGCGGGTCGAACGGTTTCGTCAACATCGCGACGGACAGCGCATTGTCGGCAGGGCTGGGCGTCTCGATCATCAAGACCGAGCGCTACGGTGGGTAG